Proteins from one Nicotiana tabacum cultivar K326 chromosome 23, ASM71507v2, whole genome shotgun sequence genomic window:
- the LOC107803144 gene encoding 14 kDa proline-rich protein DC2.15-like, which translates to MAKFAISSIALLLTLNILFFTMVSSTNVPCPPPPHSKPHPTPKPHPKPTPTPSTPSTPSSKGKCSKDTLKLKVCANLLNDLVHLVIGSDPAKTPCCSLIHGLADLDAAVCLCTAIKANLLGINLNVPLSLSLLLNNCGKYVPKDFQCA; encoded by the coding sequence ATGGCTAAGTTTGCTATATCCTCCATTGCCCTTCTTCTCACTTTGAACATTCTCTTCTTCACTATGGTTAGTTCCACTAATGTCCCATGCCCACCACCTCCCCACTCCAAGCCCCACCCTACCCCTAAGCCCCACCCCAAGCCTACCCCTACCCCATCTACCCCATCCACCCCATCATCAAAGGGTAAGTGCTCAAAGGACACACTTAAGCTAAAAGTATGTGCTAACTTATTGAATGACTTAGTGCACCTTGTTATTGGAAGTGATCCAGCCAAGACTCCATGTTGTTCTCTAATTCATGGACTTGCTGATCTTGATGCCGCTGTTTGCCTTTGCACTGCAATTAAAGCCAATTTATTGGGAATTAACCTCAACGTACCTCTTTCCCTCAGTTTGTTGCTCAACAACTGTGGAAAGTATGTTCCTAAGGACTTCCAATGCGCATAA